The Colius striatus isolate bColStr4 chromosome 13, bColStr4.1.hap1, whole genome shotgun sequence genome includes the window AGGTTTCTAATGAATGTGTAGCTTATCCAGTCACTCTGTTCTGTGTTACTTTTCCCCTCTGATTCTGTGATCGTATGATAAATCACTCTCATCTCATTGGCCACCTCCCATAACCTTTTGCAAAGGTGTGAGGGCTTCCAAGACATAAAGAACCATCCAGTTTTGGGCAGTAGTtgccaggaagaggagagaaataTTTGCTGGCACAAGAAGTCCACTGTTACTTTGGTCTTTTGACAATTCCCTTTAGAGAACAGGGGTCAGTATCCCAACCACAGAGTAATGTCAGTCTGAATTAGCATTTGGTAAGGATGGAAGCACAGATCTGTGGGAGGCCAGGCCTCAGAGCTGCCTGATTTTCTCCCATGCTGTTACTTCTGAAGGGGAATCCATAGTTTAAACGGTTTATTACCTCACAGAAAGTAACTGTGCCCAAGCCCTTGACCTCTTGTCTTGTGTACACTTCAGGTACTTGGAAGAATTCACTATTTGAAAGCAGATCAGAGGGCACACTGTACCAGCAGATTTGCCTGCATTTTTGTATACTTATTTCTACAACCCTGATGGCTTAATATAAGATACTTTATTTTATATACAATCTTGTATTTGCAGCCTCTGAATATGCCTCCAAACAGACTgagctttcagcagcagcattagtaatcttcctctttttttgcagTCCTCTTTAAATGTGTGAACAGCAGTAAGGTAAGTTGCAGCAGCTTgcttaactattttttttttcagtttaaagaaCATACTAAAAGACGGGGAGGGGATAATCACCATAAGACAGAGTATAAAAAGCTGGTCCCTGAAAGTATGTCATACAGAGTTCACCACAAGTGGGGCCAAACCAAGATATTAAATCAAAAACTTCAACTGCTGGGAAATAGAGATTTACACTATCTGCTTTGAGTCCTCTGTTTACCAAACATCATCTGACATATGGTTTTTAGTGAGAGGAGGATCTGAATACTGTCACTGAAAAACACGATTTGTGTAGTGGAAATAGAGTGTAAAGATCTTACCAGCAAAAACAAGCAACCATGTTGTGACATGTAAACAGAGAGCAGTTGGGAACTGTTCACAAACACAAGTTTAAGAGCAttcacttagaaaaaaaaaatattgaccTATATTTTCTGCTGTCTCAAAAGAAATATAAGACTGTAAAAAAAGTGAGGCACCTACCAAATGTATATACACAAgtgcaaaaataaataacattctGTTTCAGTAAAGGCTGGTCTTCTTCATGATCCGCAGGAATTCTTGCTCGTTCActtccccatccccatctctATCTGCTTCATCAATCATTTCCTGGAAGATATTTGTATTCAGAAATTAGATGCAGATTAGACTAGGATTGAAATTATTACAGTAATTCACAATGAGAACCACTTTATAGTAAATTGGATTGGAGGGGACAGTGTTAGATCTACTGTGCTACAAATTATTTACTAAACTAGTTAGTAAcatgattttatatatatttatagaaaaatCCACATGGGAAATGTTGTATGATAGGAACTCTgctggaagaaacaaaaagcttaGGGCAGAATTGTTTCTTTTACATCACAGGAACTTGATAAAACTGTGATCCTGCTGATGCAATTTCAACAGCCACCTCTGACCTCAGAGCCCATTTCCCAATCCAAGGTGGCAGAAGCTGTGGCAGACTTCCTATTCTAATGGGCAAAGCATCACCTGGCCCCTTCTGTGTTCACAAACACAAAGGCAGAGAGCAAGTGTTTGTGTATGACAGGGTTTCATACCCCAGGAACACACCTGCAGCTCTTCATCCGTGAGATTTTCCCCCAGTTCTTTGGCAACACGTTTGAGGTTTTTGAAAGAGATTTTGCCAGTTTCATCATCATCAAAGAGTTTGAAAGCTTTGAGAATCTCCTCTTTGGAATCTTTTTCAGCCTTAAAGAAGTAAGCATGGGTTTAAGGAAAAAGAGTAGTGCTTATGTTGTAGGTAACACTCAAAACACAGTTATAAAAGACAAGCATTAGAGACCAAGAAGCTCTCTTAAGAGCAAGTTTCAAGCAGCCCAGCCAGCAGGAAGTGTATGTACAAAAGCTGAAGGCAGTGACAGTGATGCTTCCTGAACCTCAGGCTTCCaggcatatttttttccttttgtcactAGCCAGATGTATTTGGGATTTCAGCACCAGTATCTTCCACTGTTAAATATCTGCTTTCACTCAGCATTTGAAGGTTGTAAGATTTTTCAGACCAGAGATTCCACCTGTAACTATCTTAAaacccaggaaaagaaaatacagtgcaTTGCTGCCCAGACATCCATGTCACGTGTCAACACTCCCACCAGCTTCCTGTAGCCAGGGCTGGTTTCCATCTGCAATAAACACCTTGATTTCAGTTTTCACAAACACACAGTTGATTGATGAAGAAACTTGTTAATGACATAATTATTTCAACATTACCTTCAAAAATCAGGTAGTCCCTGTGTTGCCATTCTAACTTCTAGATATTTTGTTGTTAAGATTAAAATAGTGACCTCAACTTCCACAAAAACcaaaaggagatgaaaagtGCTCAGCCATTTGCAAACTGCTTTCACTTTGACTTTTAAAATCCCCATACCATTCTCTGGGTCATCACTGCCAAGAAGTCATTGAAGCTGatttttcctgttccttccttaTCGATATCTGATATCATTTTCTTGATCTCTTCTTTTTTAGGTTCAAAGCCTAGTGCTCTCATGGCCACCTGCAAGGACAAACTCAATTTATACACCATACAAAGCTATAAACAAAACAATGGTGAAGTTGAACTTTATGCCATATCATGTTAAAACATTCATTctgtgttttaagaaaaaatagaagGTAAGGGGCAGACTTGGAGCAATGTTTCTTCACACACAAGGGCATATCAAGATGTAGGAAACAGGAATGCAACTCTTCCTGTTCTGGAGTTGTCCTTCAGTTAAATCAGAAACTTCCTAAACACACTCTTACCCTTGCACCCACTAACCCCTGCTTAGAACCAGTATGAATTTGGAGCATCTAACAGAAGTACTTTCCCTGAGAAAATCCggattcctgtgtgacctgatctaggtgaacctgctttagcaggggtgttTGACTAGataatttctaaaggtcccttccaaaccctaccattctgtgattctaagtgaTTCCATGAAAGAAGTTTCTATCATACTTGCAACTCCACTGAACTCCAGCCACCCAATCTCATGGCCCAAACACAGAAGGTGTTGAGCTCAGAGACCACATGGGACTTCAATCAGTTAATTTTTCATTctagtgacaaaaaaaaaaatcttttcttcaaTGGGAAAACACAATTCAAATACTTATATACCTCCATAAGCACACTCATGTACTCCTAGAAGCAGCTTATCTGAGGATGCCTTCACTTGGGGACATGTGCAGGTACTCCTACacacttcttcctcctttgaTAAAGGGACAAGTGGCAAGTTTGAAATCAAGTCTCCTCCCTGCAGTCTTAATTAATTAAGATATACAGCTAGTATATACAAAGGGTAtgttctgaaagcaaaagaagTCCCAATTTCTTGACTATTATCCTTTCCAAACAAcaggggtggggagggacagAAAATGCTTTCCAGTAAATAAAAACATGACGACAAATTACATTGGTGTGTGCCACAGCTTGGAGAACCAAATTTGCAAAGCATGCAATCCTCAACAACAGataggagagggaaaaaaacccttcacatttttaatatgCACAACCTGTTCTTGATGTTTTACTAACAGAGAAGGAGATAGTATGGAAAACACAGACCTATCTATGTCTTTTGGCCAACCCAGCCCTAAGGAAACCTGATAACAGCTGTAAAGAGCTACaatgacagagaaaaatgtACCTGGTGACAAGAGAAGGGAGGACCTGGaatttctctctgcctttttaAGGTCATTTAGGATTTTGTGCTTTATTACCTTAGTAGAACTGTACTTTTTAGCACTAGGAACATTCTTACCTTTAGCTCTTTAACATCTATGTTCCCGGTTCCGTCTGTGTCAAACAGGTCGAAAGCCTCCCGGacctcctgcctctgctcctcagtCAGCTCCAGCTTAGGACTCGCCTTCTTCCTCTGGCACGCGGCTCCTAGCGAGGGCTTCTTAAAGCTGGAGGCCTTGGCACAGCAACACAAGAGCAAAGGAGGATCAGGCCGCGACGGACCGCTCCTGGAAGGCCGGGTGAGGCCCGTCGGgcctcagcccccagcccacaCCGCGGCCGCTCCGGGCTGACCGGGGCCTCCCCCGCAGCCCCGTGACCGCGGCGCCGGGAAGCCAGAGGCAGCCGGAGGCCCGaggccgcctcccgccgccggtGAGGGCGGTGTCAGGCCGGGACGCGCCGCACTCACCATCCCGGTGGCCGGTGTTTTGCGGTGGCTTCAGTCCTGGCAGGGGCCGACGTTCAATGCTGCTCTTCCCCATTGGCTAATGCTGCCACGCCGCTGCTGTGGCAACTACCCCTCCTATTGGGTGGAGCGCCGGGCGCGGGAGGCACTTAGGCGATAGCTATTGGCCAACACCTGTCCAGGGCGGGGCCAAGAGGTAACCGACCTGGGAGAAGGGACTCTCCTTCATCCGTCAATCCGATTGGCCAAAGGGAGGAAGCCGCAGGCCAATCAGCAAGCGGTATGCGGCTAGCGCGATGCTCAGCCCAGGGCGCGCGGGAAGACAAGAGGCGGGAGGCGGTGGAGTGGGCGGGGCCTGTGGGAAGCTCCGCGCTGATTGGTGGGCGGGAGGGATGGGCGACCTGGAGCTgaggggccgggccgggccgagtCTGTGCGGTGAGTGGGCAGGGCCGGGcccgggggcggggggaggaaCAGAGCCTGCAGGGCCGTGAGGAGAGCTGCCGTGTGGGGTAGGTTGTGGGGACTGCGGAGCTGAGGGGTGGGCGTAGGGGCGGGTAAGGGAGGCTGTGAGGGAACGTGAGGTAGGTTGTGGGGAGGGAGAGCGGGGCTGAGGGAGGCTTCGGGGATGTGAGGAGGGTTGAGTCCTGGGTAAGATTtagactggagctgaggaagaactttttgcctgagagagttgtcagcccctgtgccaggctgcccagggagctgggggagtgcccagccctggagggatcccaaagccatggagctgaggcgctgagggctgtgggtcagtgctgggctgggcagggtgaggggagggctgggactgcagcagcttaaagagcttttccaaccaaaatggttcGGTGATAATTCTCTGCCCTGATGAACAAAACAAGCAGTACAAGAGTAACTGTAGTATCAAATAACTTTCTCAAAGGCATAATTTCAGTATCATAAAATGCTCCTGATAACAAGGGCACCATTTATTTTACCTAGTATTAGCTTCATGCTCTTTCTTTAAGTCTGAATATTTACACTCCAAACAACAAGAAGactcacctcaccctgccaagcccaccactaacccatggccctcagcatctcagctccatggctttgcaatagctccagggttGAGGACTCTCCTacatctctgggcagcctggcacaggggctgacaacacTCTCAGGGAAAAGGATCTTCCTAAATTAGCTCAACATTATGCTTTAGCATAATGGCTTCAAACCTCAATTTCTGTAACtagaaacatgttttaaaacaataagTTAGGTTTGTGTTAATGACATGTGTAAGTTTAAGTATTGGGAATAAAACATTCTCCTTTTTTAAAGGATCAGGTTGATAGTGAATCATCTGAGAAATGGCCACACGCCTCAGACTGGTAAGTTGAGGATTTTAATGATGCTTTCTGGAGATCTGTCTTGCAGAAACTTCTTATGAGCATTACTAGAGAAGACAGGAGACTGTTCCTGCATTAATGCTGATTCTAGAGATATTGGCAGAGGAAATGTGATCTTGCAGAGTCATTTACTGCTGTTAGTTCCCAGGAGATCCGGGTATGCTCCAACATCCTAAAACTTTGTCAGTGCAGCCAAATCTAGTCTGGAGATTTAGTTAATGAGAATCATTTCTACATGTCTCATTCCATGTTACAGTGCAGATAAAAACCCATCTGAGGCCCTTGAGATCTACTAGACCATTGTAACCTCTTCCTGTGGTTACTGCATTGAACACAGAGGTTAGAAGATGGAAAGAGCAACATTATTCTTAGCTCCAAGAGGTGTTTGGACATTATTCTTAGGAGTACATTTTATCAAGCTGTTCTATTGCGTTACCCATGGTTGTTTTTTATAGAGAAATCCCTCCCTTCTGACCTTTTTTCTCAAGAATTCATCTGAAGCTTATGGAAGACCAGTGAGTCTCAGATATTTAGgaaacaatcagaaaaaaacaacgTAGTGTCATGGTAGAGAGTGTGAAAGAGCTGTAACATCTTTGGGCAGAcaggaatctcatgagattcaacaaaggtaagtgcagagtcctgcagctggggaggaacagccccatgcaccaggacagactcgggattgacctgctagagagcagctccaggagagacacctgagagtcctggttgataataaactaaccatgagccagcaatgtgccctcttgggcaaggaggccaatggcatcctgggatgcatcgagaagagtgtgggcaacaggtcgagggaggttctcctccccttctactctgccctggtgaggcctcatctagagtcctgtgtccagttctgggctcacccagctcaagagggacagggaactgctggagagagtcctgaTTCTGGTCATTGAGTTGGTTTGTTTAGTACTTTCCCAAGCGTTGTGTGTGCTAGATTGTATTGTATATAACAACTGTGCACTACAGATTAATTAAATAGTCTGTTTCTCATCACTGGTTAGATTACTGTCCTTTACCTGGACAAGTGGAAAACTGTAATACAGCAATCCGTCGGCTGTCTTCTTTGTGCCGGTAGGAAACGCTGCTGATATTTAGATTCAGGCAGAGGGCGTCAGTGTGCCGCTGGAAGCACACTGGAAGCTTCACGTGGAAGCGCAGCGTGAAGCTCTGATGCTCTCGCATTAACGAAGAACGAGCTGGAATGGGAAGAGAGCCAGAGGAAGGCAAGGAAAGATATCGATGAACCAGAATGACTGCCATTTGAGGAGGAGCTGAAAAGGCTGGACCCCTCGACAGGGAGGAGATATTGAAGAGCCAAGGGATGTGACTGGGTTTAGTGAATCGGGAAGCTGATGAGTAAGGCATGTGGAACAGTGTTGTGGGGGGAGTGTGAACTGAGGGAACTGCAGGGTCACatattaaacacatttttttcctgtgtcatctgttttcttgtaaCTGTCAAACCAAATAGACTGCTGGGCCAATTAATTAGAACTTCCCTTCAGTTATTTTAATCAGAGTGTACTTTGTATGTGTCATTTAACATAACTGGTTATGCTTTAGTGTAACTGAGCAACTGCAATGAACTCTTCAGATTTCTGCTGTGGATAACTGATACTCTGCAGTAGAACCTTAGTTTAAGGATGTAGCACTTAGAAACTTTGGAACAGTGCCCCGCtgagcctcatctggagtcctgtatccagttctgggctccccagctccagagggacaggaaactgctggagagaggccagtgcagggctaccaagatgactggagcatcttccctatgaggaaaggctgcagcacctggggctgtttagtctggagaagaggaggctgcagggggatcttgttaatatttacaaatatctcactggtgggtgtcaggaggttggggcagcacttttttttctgttgtatccagtgccaggacaaggggtgatgggaagaagctggaacacaaaaagtttcatttaaacataaggaaaaactttcagtgttgaggtgagggagccctggcccaagctgcccagggagggtgtggaggctcctgctctggaggtttccaaacccatctgggcactttcctgtgtgacctgatctaggtggagctgctttggcagggagttggactggatgatctctaaaggtcccttccaacccctaccattctgtgattctatgaattgtcATCTTTGAGCAGTTTCACTGAGTTAGAACTCCCTTCAGCTCGATGGCATAACTGCAGAGGTGGAGTTTGTGTGGCAACAAGAAGGAACAAATCTATTTCCAGCCAGGACAGAGCATTCTTTATATAAAAGTTTCCTCAGACTCCTTGCTTGTGTGTTCTGTGTTGGTGGTAAGGTCTTCAGTCTGGTTAGACAAGTGACTCGACTGGAATCTGTTAATTAGTGACTCTAGCCATTGattgttttaaaagcttaaaaaaagaaagggagaattAATGACTAACTCCAAAGGCTAAGCCCTACCTTTACCTGATTGCTTTCTTGGCTTGGAGAAACTGAAGTTTCACACTCTCTGAAAATGGTTTTGCCCTTGCTACTGGTGACAGTTTCAGTATTGTGACTTATCTGTGTGGTGTGGCTGAAGGAAATTGTTTGCTTTCTTGTCAGGGCAGCTTGTCAGAGCCagtcctctttttcttccccactaTGTGAGCCACTTGGTTACAGGGCAGGGTCCTGCCAAGGTACAGGATTAACACGAGCCCTGCGGACCCACTAGCACTTCTCCAATTAAACTAGCTGCTGACTAGTTGTGCAGATTTCCAGCACAGTGAGATATTGGGCAGTTCAGAGCAGCTTACTTGTGCAGTGTCTTCATGCTAAAGAGcttttctccctgtctctgcaggctggTAAGAAATGTACAGTGATTGGCGGCTCAGGATTCTTAGGCCAGCACATGgtggagcagctcctggagaaGGGATATGTGGTCAATGTATTTGATATTCAGAAGAGATTTGACAATGACAGAGTGCAGTTCTTCCTGGGAGACCTTTGTGACAAAGAGGTACAGACTTAACAGCAGTACATGCCATGGGCAGTGAGAAATGTCTGTTGAAATGATCAGCTTTCAGAGCTGAGCCTGAAGCACTGAAACACCCAaaggcattgcagaggttgtaaAGGGGAATGTAGGTGTTTCCCCCAACCTTTCCTGGGAAGTCATTAGCCTAAGCCATTTTCTGTGGAACCCTCACTAGAACATTTAATGATACATACTTGATATCTGCTTGAAGCTGAAAAGAACAGGCTTTGTTTCTGTCCTATGATTTGCTTTACTGTTAGCTCAGGTGTACAGTCTAATTACAGCCACTGTTGGTAACTGCATGTGAGTATTCTTCTAGCTAACCTCAGCTGCATGGGAGAGGCAGAACACATTATTCCTAACAGTCATGCTAATTTCTCTTGCTAGTTTGCATTTGTATGCAATGTGAAGAGATATCTCCCTACCACTATAAAGTTACACATCTCGGGGCTTTATGACAGTCATCTCAAACACAGACAGTGCCATGGGGTTAAACCTGCTGCTTGCTGAGTTTTCTAACTCCTAGCTCTGGATAATTTTGAGTCTCAGACCTACACTTGAGACTATTGCAAGTAGTTAAGTCTAGACAGCCTGCAGGTCTCAGAAGGTTCCCAAgtttttctctggaaagaaaagatgatgCCTAGCAAGAAGGAGGGGACATTATGAAGATCCTGGACACTGATCCTATTCCAGTTGCTCACCTTTAGGGAAGGAAGAGCGCTTGAAATTTAGTGGGTTTGTTTCCAGTAAAACTGAGGtttatttccttccttgttttgttgttttttttttttctgatcatgTAATATATCTTCTAGGCTTTGCTCCCAGCTTTACAAGGTGTGTCAGTGGCATTTCATTGTGCATCACCAGCACCTTCAAGTGACAACAGGGAACTGTTTTATAAGGTGAATTTTATGGGAACCAAAGCAGTCATCGAAGCTTGCAAAGAAGCTGGAGTGCAGGTAAGGGTAGAAAAGCAAATGGAGATTGTAAGATGTTGATGTGACTTTATAACAATCACAACATGGACCAAATTCTATGTAGTTTGATAGAGGGGTAAAGGTCTCAGAGATAATCCTTACTTGTTCTGTGAAGTGAAAATTAGTAGGAGATACCCTGCTGGCCTTCTGCTCAGTGTCTGATGTATGTTCAGTCCATATTTGCCACAGAAAACCTGCACACTGCAATCTTCCTGACTGCAGGGAAAGCATCCATTGAAATTTGTCCTCCTAGATGTCTGGGAATCGCCCGCAGGAGAACCATGACAGATGGATTCTTTCATGTTTTAGTAGGGGGACAGTTCTACAGATAGTTTCTCCTGCAGTGGAGGTATTCCTGGCATCTTTTACCTACATGAATTCTTTGACATATAATGAGAAGGAAGACACTTGTGCCATGAGTGTACTATAATTTGATTTAGAAAGTTATTTGAACACAAAAGTAGGAGCCAGAGGAAACCAGGCTGCTCTCCAGGCAaggctgtgtgtgtttttgttcTCCTTACATTATTTTGATATCACGTGAGCCTTCATTTCAATTCTTTGCAAATTTCCAGGCACAATCCATGTGAAGATCTCTTACTTCTGGGCAGAGGTGTTCCCTCCAAAGCAGGCATTTTGCACAGTGTCTGTGTACAAAGATGGAAATGATGTTTAGAATTAAATGATACCTATCACATAGGACTCCCAGCCCTACAGTTTGTGGGGGTTTCCCCTCTACCTCCATGT containing:
- the CETN2 gene encoding centrin-2, which gives rise to MASSFKKPSLGAACQRKKASPKLELTEEQRQEVREAFDLFDTDGTGNIDVKELKVAMRALGFEPKKEEIKKMISDIDKEGTGKISFNDFLAVMTQRMAEKDSKEEILKAFKLFDDDETGKISFKNLKRVAKELGENLTDEELQEMIDEADRDGDGEVNEQEFLRIMKKTSLY